One Mobula hypostoma chromosome 5, sMobHyp1.1, whole genome shotgun sequence DNA segment encodes these proteins:
- the LOC134346607 gene encoding nuclear factor 7, brain-like yields the protein MAFKGQVESLTEEVICPICLDFFTEPVSLACGHYFCRSCITRCWEKKERNSCPECREDIADRTLRASRALANLSEKARKLNLNPKEKESKLHCEEHEEELKLFCETDKTLICLICATAREHKSHNFMPVKEAVEICKGRVKSSLDSLTEKKSDFEEMEQQQKEKISGVREQSHSLQSQITSLFAELRGVLTEKEQRALRDLREEEERILNPMEKNLQGIQEILNSIQEKISKLQEQMDQQENIIFLMEEARRKRRISDEEWTMSVTDGALLVEKFYHPYLFDVALGEAFDGIERVSVTLDVETANPRLEVSEDRKSVRRTGTRRNLPDTGKRFRVRPCVLGSEGFTSGRHYWEVEVTGNRLWCLGVAAESVERKRRVTPIPKTGFWIIWRVNDEMLVLTSPGSRLPAGPIPGRVGVYVRYESGTVSFYNAETKSHLHTFTGNKFMEKLYPLLWTWHKNERLRISSGSAPGL from the exons ATGGCTTTTAAAGGACAGGTCGAGAGTTTAACCGAGGAGGTAATTTGTCCCATCTGCCTGGATTTCTTCACCGAACCGGTGTCGCTGGCGTGTGGTCACTACTTCTGCCGCTCCTGTATCACACGGTGTTGGGAAAAGAAGGAgagaaactcctgcccggaatgTAGGGAGGATATTGCAGACCGCACCCTCAGGGCCAGTCGGGCCTTAGCAAATCTGTCTGAGAAAGCTCGAAAACTAAACCTGAATCCGAAAGAGAAGGAAAGTAAACTTCACTGCGAGGAACATGAGGAAGAACTGAAGCTGTTTTGTGAGACGGACAAGACACTGATCTGCCTGATCTGTGCGACTGCGCGGGAACACAAGTCCCACAACTTCATGCCGGTTAAAGAAGCCGTTGAAATCTGCAAG GGTCGGGTTAAATCTTCCTTAGACTCTCTCACTGAAAAGAAATCTGACTTCGAGGAAATGGAGCAACAACAGAAAGAGAAGATTTCTGGAGTTCGG GAACAGTCACACAGCCTTCAGTCCCAGATCACATCCCTGTTTGCTGAACTGCGTGGGGTTCTCACTGAGAAAGAGCAGCGTGCACTCCGAGATCtcagggaagaagaggagaggattCTGAATCCAAtggaaaaaaatcttcaaggcaTTCAAGAGATTTTAAATTCTATCCAGGAGAAAATCTCAAAGTTACAGGAGCAGATGGATCAACAAGAAAATATCATATTTCTCATG gaggAAGCTCGTCGGAAAAGGAG GATCAGTGATGAAGAATGGACGATGTCAGTGACAGATGGTGCCCTTCTGGTTGAAAAATTCTATCACCCCTATTTGTTCGACGTAGCATTGGGAGAAGCGTTTGACGGCATTGAGCGAG tctctgtcaccctgGATGTGGAAACGGCGAATCCTCGGCTCGAGGTGTCTGAGGATCGGAAGAGTGTGAGACGGACCGGGACCCGGAGGAATCTCCCTGACACCGGGAAGAGGTTCAGAGTCCGGCCTTGTGTGCTGGGATCGGAGGGGTTCACAtcggggagacattactgggaggtggaggtgacgGGGAATCGGTTGTGGTGTCTGGGAGTCGCcgcagagtctgtggagaggaagagaCGGGTCACACCGATTCCGAAGACCGGATTCTGGATCATCTGGCGGGTTAATGACGAGATGTTGGTTCTCACCTCCCCTGGATCTCGTCTGCCTGCCGGTCCCATCCCCGGGAGGGTGGGAGTTTATGTCAGATATGAGTCCGGGACAGTTTCATTTTACAACGCGGAGACCAAGTCCCATCTCCACACCTTCACTGGGAATAAATTCATGGAGAAACTTTATCCTTTGTTGTGGACTTGGCATAAAAACGAGCGGCTGAGAATCAGCTCCGGTTCCGCTCCGGGTCTGTAA